The Musa acuminata AAA Group cultivar baxijiao chromosome BXJ2-2, Cavendish_Baxijiao_AAA, whole genome shotgun sequence genome has a segment encoding these proteins:
- the LOC135605136 gene encoding uncharacterized protein LOC135605136, producing MAENAGEEFSVVVLASDLGVDARSFLSPAERQAAEDDDENVVWHDCHAHLIADEDFSDLEVLQAFRLEGADKAGNRILRIVGKYFPALIINGERLKRYVFRKFFTELQEGPFCILYMHSTVQSEDNNPGMSIMRWIYEELPSGYKERLQIVYFLHPGLRSRLVLATFGRFFLSGRLYWKIKYVSRLQYLWDDIKKAEVEIPEFVHKHDDLLEHRPLTDYGIEPDPFHLTEVPAMEYSLGRYENKWSSRTYM from the exons ATGGCGGAAAACGCCGGTGAAGAATTCTCGGTGGTGGTGCTGGCGTCGGACCTCGGCGTCGACGCCCGTTCCTTCCTCTCACCGGCGGAGCGCCAGGCGGCAGAGGACGACGATGAGAACGTGGTGTGGCACGATTGCCACGCCCACCTCATCGCCGACGAGGATTTCTCCGATCTCGAGGTCCTTCAGGCCTTTCGCCTAGAGGGAGCCGATAAGGCCGGCAACCGCATCCTCCGGATCGTCGGGAAGTACTTCCCTG CTTTAATCATTAATGGGGAGCGTTTGAAGAGGTATGTCTTCCGTAAATTCTTCACAGAGCTACAGGAAGGACCATTCTGTATCCTATACATGCACAGCACCGTGCAATCGGAGGATAACAATCCTGGAATGTCCATAATGAGGTGGATATATGAGGAGCTTCCTTCCGGCTACAAAGAGAGGCTGCAGATTGTGTATTTCTTGCATCCAGGACTCCGTTCTAGGTTGGTCTTGGCCACGTTTGGACGCTTCTTCTTAAGTGGAAG GTTGTATTGGAAAATCAAGTATGTCAGCCGATTGCAGTATCTATGGGATGACATTAAGAAAGCAGAAGTGGAAATTCCAGAGTTTGTGCACaagcatgatgatcttcttgaacATAGGCCACTGACTGACTATGGTATAGAGCCTGATCCTTTTCATCTGACTGAGGTACCGGCTATGGAATACTCGCTTGGGAGGTATGAAAACAAATGGTCTTCTCGGACCTACATGTGA
- the LOC135605137 gene encoding aspartyl protease AED3-like produces MASSPSLLPLGLLLLLILVPFALAAPSHCATPPDQRSTINIFRASDPCSPFRPSDRSSSWEDTMMNFMTYDESRLTYLASLATSHRPSGRSFVPIAPGRQLLQIPNYVVRASLGTPAQPMLVALDTSSDAAWFPCTACTGCASTSTSASFDPSSSTTYRPLPCGSPQCAQVPNPSCPEGAASCAFNLTYGGSSVQAGLAQDILALASEVVQSYTFGCVQKMTGNSIPPQGLLGLGRGPLSFLSQTKDLYASTFSYCLPSFKSLNFSGTLRLGPIGQPKKIKTTTLLSNARRSSLYYVSMIGIRVGRRVLDIPPSAFAFDPATGAGTIIDSGTMFTRLVAPAYAALRDEFRRRVKAAGPVTSLGGFDTCYNGAIKPPAITLMFLGMNVTLPPDNALIHSTAGSITCLAMAAAPDNVNSVLNVIANVQQQNHRVFFDVPNARVGFAREFCTAAA; encoded by the coding sequence ATGGCTTCCTCTCCGTCGCTGCTGCCACTtggtcttcttcttctgctaATCCTCGTCCCCTTCGCTCTCGCCGCTCCTAGCCACTGTGCCACTCCACCTGATCAACGTTCCACCATAAACATCTTCCGCGCCTCCGATCCTTGCTCTCCGTTCCGCCCCTCCGACCGCTCCTCCTCATGGGAGGACACCATGATGAACTTCATGACTTACGACGAGTCCCGCCTCACCTACCTGGCTTCGCTTGCCACCTCTCACAGACCCTCCGGCCGCTCCTTCGTGCCCATCGCCCCCGGTCGTCAGCTCCTCCAGATCCCCAACTACGTCGTCCGCGCCAGCCTCGGCACGCCGGCGCAGCCCATGCTCGTCGCCCTCGACACCAGCAGTGACGCCGCCTGGTTCCCCTGCACCGCCTGCACAGGTTgcgcctccacctccacctccgcctCCTTCGACCCCTCTAGTTCCACCACCTACCGCCCGCTTCCCTGCGGCTCCCCCCAGTGCGCTCAGGTCCCCAACCCCTCTTGTCCCGAGGGCGCAGCCTCGTGCGCCTTCAATCTCACCTACGGCGGCTCCTCCGTCCAGGCCGGGCTCGCGCAGGATATCCTCGCCCTCGCCTCCGAAGTCGTTCAGTCGTACACGTTCGGGTGTGTGCAGAAGATGACGGGCAACTCAATTCCGCCTCAGGGCCTCCTGGGTCTCGGCCGCGGCCCTCTCTCCTTCTTGTCCCAGACCAAGGACCTCTACGCCTCCACATTCTCCTACTGTCTCCCGAGCTTCAAGTCGTTAAACTTCTCCGGCACGCTGCGACTGGGACCGATCGGCCAGCCGAAGAAGATCAAGACCACGACGTTGCTGTCCAACGCCCGCCGCTCTTCCCTCTACTACGTGAGCATGATTGGGATACGAGTAGGACGCCGAGTGCTCGACATCCCGCCCTCGGCGTTCGCCTTCGACCCGGCCACAGGCGCCGGTACCATCATCGACTCGGGGACCATGTTCACCCGGCTGGTGGCACCCGCGTATGCAGCGCTGCGGGACGAGTTCCGGCGGCGGGTTAAGGCAGCCGGACCAGTGACGTCGCTGGGCGGCTTCGACACGTGCTACAACGGAGCAATCAAGCCGCCGGCCATAACGCTCATGTTCCTGGGGATGAACGTGACGCTGCCGCCCGACAACGCTCTGATCCACAGCACCGCCGGGTCGATCACGTGCCTGGCGATGGCCGCCGCGCCGGACAACGTCAACTCGGTGCTCAACGTCATCGCCAACGTGCAGCAGCAGAACCACCGTGTCTTCTTTGATGTGCCCAATGCCAGGGTCGGGTTCGCGCGCGAGTTCTGTACTGCTGCTGCCTGA